A genomic region of Thunnus albacares chromosome 4, fThuAlb1.1, whole genome shotgun sequence contains the following coding sequences:
- the camk2n1 gene encoding calcium/calmodulin-dependent protein kinase II inhibitor 2-like yields MSEVLPFNEEKMSHYGNEGDEGHLSFTCRLQDTNNFFNGSQNKRPPKLGQIGRSKRVVIEDENGDDEALKNGTEKTPADA; encoded by the exons ATGTCGGAAGTGCTGCCTTTCAACGAAGAAAAAATGAGTCATTATGGAAATGAGGGCGACGAGGGACACCTTTCCTTCACCTGTCGTCTTCAAGACACCAACAACTTCTTCAATGGCTCACAGAATAAACGTCCGCCGAAACTCGGACAAATAGGCAGGAGCAAACGGG TTGTGATCGAGGATGAGAATGGCGACGACGAAGCACTGAAAAATGGAACAGAGAAGACCCCGGCAGATGCTTAG